The Castor canadensis chromosome X, mCasCan1.hap1v2, whole genome shotgun sequence genome includes a region encoding these proteins:
- the LOC141419547 gene encoding melanoma-associated antigen 10-like: protein MREAISLVPFLLLKYQMKEPITKAEMLDYVRRSHQDYFPAVFSRACDCLHLVFGIEMREVDPSSHSYILVTSLGLTYDGLLSDKQGIPKTGLLIITLRIIVVEGNCASEQVFWEGLSMMGVYAGREHYLYGNPRKLITEDFVQEQYLEYRQVPNSDPACYEFLWGPRAYAETSRIEVLKHRAKFSRCVPRFLQSLVDRASRNEEEGAQA from the coding sequence ATGCGAGAAGCAATATCCTTGGTGCCATTCCTGCTCCTCAAGTATCAAATGAAGGAGCCAATCACCAAGGCAGAGATGCTAGATTATGTCAGGAGAAGTCACCAGGATTACTTCCCTGCAGTCTTCAGCAGAGCCTGTGATTGCTTGCATCTGGTCTTTGGCATTGAAATGAGGGAAGTGGACCCCTCCAGCCACTCCTATATCCTTGTCACTTCCCTGGGGCTGACATATGATGGGTTGCTTAGTGATAAGCAGGGCATTCCCAAGACGGGCCTGCTGATCATCACCCTGCGTATCATCGTTGTGGAAGGCAACTGTGCCTCTGAACAGGTTTTCTGGGAAGGGCTGAGTATGATGGGGGTTTATGCTGGGAGGGAGCACTACTTGTATGGGAATCCCAGGAAGCTCATCACTGAAGATTTTGTGCAGGAGCAGTACTTAGAGTACCGCCAGGTCCCCAACAGTGATCCTGCTTGCTATGAGTTCCTGTGGGGCCCAAGGGCCTATGCTGAAACCAGCAGGATTGAAGTCCTGAAACACAGGGCCAAGTTCAGTAGATGTGTTCCTAGGTTCCTCCAATCCCTGGTTGATCGGGCTTCTAGAAATGAGGAAGAGGGGGCCCAAGCATGA
- the LOC141419546 gene encoding synaptonemal complex protein 3-like has translation MAPTRKVKGTTARALRQVQHLPAPEVQSPANNPGTASSGEDSSLLEPDDRDLGIELEKMLQSFQEDLEKLFIKKRKCIEMQVNASINTIQQIIDHGLTTQHERSQKLCKDFLDQLKILIQLLDQDVKKVYEQGEKLAKIFLQQRKAFFLSLSVHNRKKRAFEKLYGQYMQSLEDLEEHHKGVLTSELNALRKEMDALGEKLIMEARKEMTGALKYLLGLSFL, from the exons CCTGCCGGCACCTGAAGTCCAGAGCCCAG CAAACAACCCAGGAACTGCTAGCAGTGGGGAGGACAGTTCTTTGTTAGAACCAGATGACCGAGATCTGGG GATCGAATTAGAGAAAATGTTGCAAAGCTTTCAAG AGGACCTTGAGAAGTTGTTTATCAAAAAGAGAAAGTGTATCGAAATGCAAGTCAATGCTTCTATCAATACCATTCAGCAGATAATTGACCATGGCCTGACAACCCAGCATGAGCGAAG TCAGAAGCTTTGTAAGGACTTCTTGGATCAGCTGAAGATTTTGATTCAGTTGTTGGATCAAGATGTGAAGAAAGTCTATGAACAAGGAGAAAAACTAGCT AAGATATTTCTACAGCAACGCAAggctttttttctgtctctaagTGTTCATAACAGGAAAAAGAGGGCCTTTGAAAAGTTATATGGACAGTACATGCAG AGCCTTGAGGACCTAGAGGAACATCATAAAGGTGTTCTTACCAGTGAACTAAATGCACTTAGAAAAGAAATGGATGCCCTGGGAGAAAAACTTATCATGGAAGCT CGGAAGGAGATGACTGgtgctttaaaatatcttctaGGCCTTTCATTCTTATAA